The following DNA comes from Candidatus Sericytochromatia bacterium.
CACCGCATCACGGTGGTTTTTGCCGTGCCGACCATGTTTCAGATGATGCTGGAATCCCCCGGCTTCGCGACGGCCGACCTGTCCTCGCTGCGCTTCTTCATTTCGGGCGGCGCCCCCTGCCCCGTCTCCCTGATCGAGGCCTATGCGGGCCGCGGTCTGACCTTCAAGCAGGGCTATGGCCTCACGGAGGCAGGCCCCAACTGCTTCACGCTGGACGCCCGCGATGCCGTTCGCAAAGCTGGCTCGGTCGGCTTTCCCAACATGCACGTCGACGTCCGCATCGTGGACGACCACGACCAGGACGTTGCCCCGGGCGAGACCGGCGAGCTGCTGATCAAGGGGCCGCACGTCTTTCCCGGTTACTGGAACAACGAGACGGCCACGCGCGCGGCCTTCACCGGCGGTTGGCTGCGCACGGGCGACCTGGTCCGCCGCGACGCCGAGGGCTACTTCTATATCGTCGACCGCAAGAAGGACATGTTCATCAGCGGCGGTGAGAACGTCTATCCGGCCGAGATCGAGAACGTGCTGGCCCGCCATCCGGCCATTCGCGAGGCGGCCGTGATCGGGGTGGCGGATGCGAAGTGGGGCGAGGTCGGCCGGGCCGTCGTGGCCCTGCACACCGAGGGCAGCCTGAGCGAAGCCGCGGTGCAGGCCTACCTGGGCGAGCACCTGGCCCGTTACAAGGTGCCCAAGTCCGTCGTGTTCGTGTCGGCTCTGCCGCGCAACGCCACCGGCAAGGTCGTCAAGGGCGATCTGCGCAAGGTCCACGGCGAAGCAACCCCGCCACGCGAGACGCGTGCCGAATTCCCCCAAGCCCCTGCAGGGGCCCTCTAGAAAGTGACTCTGGTGATGAGACTGCAAGAACAAGTCGTACTGATCACGGGCGCCGGCCGCGGCATCGGCGCTGAAACGGCCCGCCTGATGGCCTCGGAAGGGGCCCTGGTGCTGGTCTGCGACCGCGATGTGGATGCCGCCGAGCAGACCGCCGCCGCGATCGCGGCCGGTGGGGCGCGCGCCGAGGCCTTCGCCCTCGACGTGACCAACCGGGCGGTGGTGGACCATGTGGTCGCCGAGGTGTTGGGCCGCCACGGGCGCCTCGACGTGCTGATCAACAACGCCGGTATCACCTTGGACGCCACCCTGGCCAAGATGACGCTGGAACAGTTCGATCGCGTGATCGACGTGAACCTGCGCGGCGTCTTCCATATGACCCAGGCCGTCGTGCCCGCCATGGTGGCCGCGGGCCGGGGGCGCATCATCAATGCCTCCAGCGTGGTGGGGCTGCACGGCAACTTCGGGCAGACCAACTACGCCGCCACCAAGGCCGGCGTGATCGGCATGACCAAGTCCTGGGCCAAGGAACTGGCGCGCAAGGGCATCACCGTCAACGCGGTCGCGCCCGGCTTCATCCAGACCGACATGACCGCGGCCATGCCCGAGAAGGTGCTGACCATGATGTGCGAGAAGACCCCGCTGGGGCGACTCGGCCAGGCCGCAGACATCGCCAAAGCCTACATGTTCCTGGCC
Coding sequences within:
- a CDS encoding long-chain fatty acid--CoA ligase — translated: MYFGDWLARWAMYTPEKTALVCTATHRRITYRAFHQRVDRLARALHHDLGIIKGDRVAVLAHNCVETLELFFAVGKLGAILVPVNWRLAAAEVQYILGDAAPKVLFFGPHFEQTVHAVTSQLAIPHIVPYEAGAGESHYDGLVASASEASLPETPISLDDPHLVLYTSGTTGAPKGAVLTHGTITWNAINTQVGWDLRHDDVTLTHTPFFHTGGFNVLTTPLIHRGGTIVLMPQFEAARSLQLIDEHRITVVFAVPTMFQMMLESPGFATADLSSLRFFISGGAPCPVSLIEAYAGRGLTFKQGYGLTEAGPNCFTLDARDAVRKAGSVGFPNMHVDVRIVDDHDQDVAPGETGELLIKGPHVFPGYWNNETATRAAFTGGWLRTGDLVRRDAEGYFYIVDRKKDMFISGGENVYPAEIENVLARHPAIREAAVIGVADAKWGEVGRAVVALHTEGSLSEAAVQAYLGEHLARYKVPKSVVFVSALPRNATGKVVKGDLRKVHGEATPPRETRAEFPQAPAGAL
- the fabG gene encoding 3-oxoacyl-[acyl-carrier-protein] reductase, with amino-acid sequence MRLQEQVVLITGAGRGIGAETARLMASEGALVLVCDRDVDAAEQTAAAIAAGGARAEAFALDVTNRAVVDHVVAEVLGRHGRLDVLINNAGITLDATLAKMTLEQFDRVIDVNLRGVFHMTQAVVPAMVAAGRGRIINASSVVGLHGNFGQTNYAATKAGVIGMTKSWAKELARKGITVNAVAPGFIQTDMTAAMPEKVLTMMCEKTPLGRLGQAADIAKAYMFLASDDAAFITGQVLSVDGGLVL